A region of Allocoleopsis franciscana PCC 7113 DNA encodes the following proteins:
- a CDS encoding Rpn family recombination-promoting nuclease/putative transposase, with amino-acid sequence MNFINPKTDFAFKKIFGSIDSKDILISFLNALLYDGQSIIEDLEIIDPYSAPNISSLKDTYLDIKANITGNKIVIIEMQVLNVVAFDKRVVYNAAKTFSTQLKAGQGYSRLNPVIALTITDFQMFSQRNKVISRFTFADMQDLFVYPDHPLELVFVELPNFQKELAELETITDKWIYFMKQTNTLETVPESMGEVPEIQKAFRIANVANLSLEELEDLEKQQMFLEDQRGAILKGIEEGLQQGLQQGLQQGLQQGLQQGQVELILRQLDRRLGTISPENQSRIRQLSLEQLENLADAVLDFTSAAELTAWLQAQTLV; translated from the coding sequence ATGAATTTTATTAATCCCAAAACAGACTTTGCTTTCAAAAAAATATTCGGGTCGATTGATAGCAAGGACATTCTCATTAGTTTTTTAAATGCTCTGCTTTACGATGGACAATCCATTATTGAAGATTTAGAAATTATTGACCCTTATTCGGCACCTAATATTTCCAGTTTGAAAGATACATACTTGGATATCAAAGCCAATATTACTGGCAACAAAATCGTGATTATTGAAATGCAAGTTTTGAATGTAGTCGCTTTTGATAAACGGGTCGTATACAATGCAGCAAAAACCTTTTCCACGCAACTCAAGGCAGGTCAAGGTTATTCCCGCTTAAACCCCGTGATTGCTTTAACGATTACTGATTTTCAAATGTTTTCTCAGCGGAACAAGGTTATTTCCCGTTTTACCTTCGCCGATATGCAGGATTTATTTGTGTATCCTGATCATCCGCTGGAATTGGTATTTGTTGAGTTACCTAATTTTCAGAAAGAGTTAGCTGAGTTAGAGACAATAACTGACAAATGGATTTATTTTATGAAACAAACTAACACCCTGGAGACAGTACCAGAATCCATGGGTGAAGTACCAGAGATTCAGAAAGCGTTTAGAATTGCCAATGTGGCTAACTTAAGTCTTGAAGAATTGGAAGATTTAGAGAAGCAGCAAATGTTTTTAGAAGACCAACGAGGAGCAATCCTCAAAGGTATAGAAGAAGGCTTACAACAAGGTTTACAGCAAGGCTTACAACAAGGTTTACAGCAAGGCTTACAACAAGGACAAGTCGAATTAATCCTACGTCAATTAGACCGTCGTCTGGGAACAATTAGTCCTGAGAACCAAAGCCGCATCCGTCAATTATCTCTTGAGCAATTAGAAAATCTAGCAGATGCCGTGTTAGATTTTACCAGTGCAGCAGAATTAACGGCTTGGTTGCAAGCTCAAACCCTGGTTTAA
- a CDS encoding NADH-quinone oxidoreductase subunit M — protein MLSALIWVPILSAALVGFWPGIITSKGARQVALAFTIGLFIWSVVLLVQFNPGEVNQQFQEHLSWIDALGLTYSLGVDGLSIPLLVLNGLLTGIAIYSSDENIERPRLYYGLILLLNAGVAGAFLAQDLLLFFLFYELELIPLYLLIAIWGGQRRGYAATKFLIYTAISGALILAAFLGVVFLSGTPNFAYQESVNLAALLPMSKQLVLLGAILIGFGIKIPLVPFHTWLPDAHVEASTPISVLLAGVLLKLGTYGLLRFGLGLFPDAWTILAPWLAIWAAVSVLYGALNALSQRDMKKMVAYSSVAHMGYILLAAAAATPLSLVGAVLQMVSHGLISALLFLLVGLVYKKTGSRDLDVLNGLLNPERGLPLIGSLMVLGVMASAGIPGMVGFISEFLVFRGSFPIFPTQTLLCMLGTGLTAVYFLVLLDRAFFGRLSIRVIDLPKVLWKERMPAIILAILIVIFGIQPGWLVTLSETTTALMIKPSPTLALQVSPPPEL, from the coding sequence ATGCTCAGTGCCTTGATTTGGGTACCAATATTAAGTGCCGCCCTGGTGGGATTTTGGCCGGGAATCATCACATCGAAGGGTGCCCGTCAAGTGGCATTGGCATTTACGATCGGACTATTTATTTGGTCAGTTGTACTACTGGTTCAGTTTAATCCTGGGGAGGTGAACCAACAGTTTCAGGAGCATCTATCCTGGATTGATGCGTTGGGTTTGACCTATAGTCTGGGGGTAGATGGTCTATCGATACCTTTGCTGGTATTAAATGGATTACTCACGGGAATTGCGATTTATAGCAGTGATGAAAACATCGAACGACCCCGTTTGTATTACGGGCTAATTTTGTTATTAAATGCAGGGGTTGCAGGGGCATTTTTGGCTCAAGATTTGCTGCTCTTTTTCCTGTTTTATGAGCTGGAACTGATTCCCCTCTATTTGTTGATTGCCATCTGGGGCGGACAACGCAGAGGCTATGCAGCAACCAAGTTTTTAATTTACACAGCGATTTCTGGAGCGTTAATTCTAGCGGCATTTCTGGGAGTCGTATTTTTGAGTGGTACCCCGAATTTTGCTTATCAAGAGAGTGTTAATCTTGCCGCTTTACTCCCGATGAGCAAACAACTTGTGCTGTTGGGAGCGATCTTGATTGGCTTTGGCATTAAGATTCCTTTAGTTCCTTTTCACACCTGGTTACCCGATGCCCACGTTGAGGCATCAACTCCTATTTCTGTGCTGCTAGCCGGTGTACTGCTGAAATTAGGGACTTATGGTTTGTTACGGTTTGGCTTAGGGTTGTTCCCTGACGCTTGGACGATTCTGGCTCCTTGGTTAGCCATTTGGGCGGCGGTGAGTGTGTTGTATGGAGCTTTAAACGCACTCTCCCAACGGGATATGAAAAAAATGGTGGCCTATAGCTCTGTCGCTCACATGGGTTATATCCTCTTGGCGGCCGCCGCTGCTACACCCCTCTCGCTGGTGGGTGCTGTCCTCCAAATGGTGAGTCACGGTTTGATATCTGCGCTACTGTTTTTATTAGTCGGTCTCGTTTATAAGAAGACTGGTTCACGGGATTTAGACGTTCTCAATGGCCTACTGAATCCGGAACGGGGTTTACCACTCATTGGTAGTTTGATGGTGTTGGGTGTGATGGCTAGTGCGGGAATTCCGGGAATGGTTGGGTTCATCTCCGAATTTCTGGTATTCCGGGGCAGTTTTCCCATTTTTCCGACGCAAACTCTCCTCTGTATGCTCGGTACGGGTTTAACCGCTGTTTACTTTTTGGTATTACTAGATCGTGCTTTCTTTGGACGTTTGTCTATACGGGTGATCGATTTACCAAAAGTACTTTGGAAAGAGCGTATGCCAGCCATCATTTTAGCGATTTTGATCGTAATCTTCGGAATTCAACCCGGATGGTTAGTAACTCTGAGTGAAACGACAACAGCCCTCATGATTAAGCCATCTCCCACTCTTGCACTTCAGGTATCTCCGCCGCCTGAACTTTAG
- a CDS encoding DnaJ domain-containing protein, which yields MNPIHQYYEILGLKPGASQEEVKQAYRNLAKTWHPDRFGEDLVLKQKAEEKIKEIIEAYQHLKSYQPSSPPPTSETKIHSESFTAEIYYTQGVEKAKIGRYQEAIEDFTRAIRLNPQYAEAYEKRGRTCSELGYHNRAKSDLRKATDIKWQQRKTQPHPAYSPPPKTKPVSKPTTSASPTSTPPTPQSKLPWKCIGTLREHSDIVASVVITRDGKTIASGSFDKTIKLWDLSTGKVVSTLIGNLDRIRCLAISSNGKLLASGSADKTIKLWDLSTRKVIRTLGSQFSGHSQEVSAIAFSPDRLTLVSGSADQTIKLWHLGTGKELYTLTGQSAQVLSVAISSNGKILATGGLEKPLRIRQMDSGKLIRSIRGNSDYIFSVAFSPDGKTLVSGGLTDIELWQTDTGEAICTLRGHSDAVYSIAFSPDGQTLASTGVDGIIKLWKVDTGQEICTLTGHSGVVYTVAFSPDGKTLVSGGHDKTIKIWQCD from the coding sequence ATGAATCCTATCCATCAATACTACGAAATCCTTGGGCTGAAACCGGGTGCATCGCAGGAGGAGGTGAAACAAGCCTACCGAAACCTAGCTAAAACTTGGCATCCCGATCGCTTTGGTGAGGATTTGGTGCTCAAACAGAAAGCAGAAGAGAAAATAAAAGAAATTATCGAAGCTTACCAACACCTCAAATCTTATCAGCCCAGTTCCCCACCTCCAACCTCTGAAACCAAGATTCATTCTGAGTCATTTACAGCCGAAATCTACTACACTCAGGGAGTGGAAAAGGCCAAAATAGGAAGATATCAGGAAGCCATTGAGGACTTTACGCGGGCTATCCGTCTCAATCCCCAGTACGCCGAAGCCTACGAAAAACGAGGGCGTACTTGTTCGGAACTTGGATATCATAACCGAGCTAAATCGGATTTGAGGAAAGCCACAGACATCAAGTGGCAACAAAGAAAAACACAGCCACATCCAGCCTACTCACCACCCCCCAAAACAAAACCCGTATCAAAACCAACAACCTCTGCTTCCCCCACGTCAACACCCCCAACGCCACAGTCAAAGTTGCCGTGGAAATGTATAGGTACTCTGAGGGAACATTCAGATATCGTTGCCTCGGTTGTCATCACACGAGACGGCAAGACAATTGCCAGTGGTAGCTTTGATAAAACGATTAAGTTATGGGACTTGAGTACAGGAAAAGTCGTCAGTACTCTGATCGGAAATTTAGATCGAATTCGCTGCCTTGCCATCAGCTCAAATGGAAAACTTCTGGCTAGTGGTAGTGCGGATAAAACCATCAAACTTTGGGATCTAAGTACAAGGAAGGTCATTCGTACCCTTGGTAGCCAGTTTTCTGGACATTCCCAAGAGGTTTCGGCTATTGCCTTCAGTCCAGATAGACTGACGCTAGTGAGTGGTAGTGCGGATCAAACCATCAAGTTGTGGCATCTGGGTACAGGGAAAGAACTTTATACCCTGACCGGTCAATCTGCTCAGGTTTTGTCTGTTGCTATCAGCAGCAATGGCAAAATTTTAGCCACTGGCGGTTTGGAAAAACCTTTGAGAATTCGGCAGATGGATAGTGGTAAACTTATTCGCTCAATCCGGGGGAACTCGGACTATATTTTTTCGGTCGCCTTTAGTCCGGATGGCAAAACTCTAGTCAGTGGTGGTTTGACCGATATCGAGTTGTGGCAAACCGATACAGGAGAAGCCATTTGCACTCTCAGAGGGCATTCTGATGCGGTTTATTCGATCGCTTTTAGCCCGGATGGACAAACGCTTGCTAGTACGGGTGTTGACGGTATCATCAAGTTGTGGAAAGTCGATACAGGCCAAGAAATCTGCACATTGACGGGGCATTCCGGTGTGGTCTATACCGTCGCTTTTAGCCCAGATGGTAAGACTCTGGTCAGTGGTGGTCACGACAAAACGATCAAGATTTGGCAGTGCGATTGA
- a CDS encoding serine/threonine-protein kinase has translation MSYCLNPDCPSPTSNPMGANFCQSCGSKLLLQGRYRALQLIGQGGFGRTFLAVDEEQAAKSRCVIKQFFPQAQGIANRQKAAELFEQEAVRLEELGKHPQIPEFIAHFEQDNRQYLVQEFIEGENLSNVLKTEGIFNEKQIRDLLHSLLPVIEFIHTHNVIHRDIKPENIIRRDDGQLLLVDFGAAKYATGTALARTGTVIGSAGYAAPEQAGGKAVFSSDLYSLGVTCLHLLTQTEPFDLYSFSEATWVWRNYLSRPVTRRLGRILDKMVEMATSRRFQSAVEALDALNSRVYPRTRTPRVISAQSATAFPQTPTPGFTPASNAPLQNWRCVYTLQGHTQSVRSLAITPDGEILISGSDDNTIKLWQLATGEELCTLRGHSKTVSAIAISADGEILASGSEDKTIKLWELSTGMQIGTLTLGNWFSRDSGCVYAVAMSPEEEIIASLDNNGAVKLWNLKTGQEIRRLKGDTSWINAIAISPTGKTLVAANGDSIKLWNLRTGGQFPILKGHQSWVRAVSFSPDGQMLASGSDDATVKLWNLKTGRELCTLRGHLGAIYSVAFSPMLGVGKLLASSSDDRTIKLWDTSTGQELCTLTGHTRWVHSVVFSPCGQTLVSGGGDPIIYIWQRDPLSSRTSLQ, from the coding sequence ATGAGCTATTGCCTCAATCCTGATTGCCCCAGCCCCACTAGCAACCCAATGGGGGCGAATTTTTGCCAGAGTTGCGGCTCTAAGTTACTCCTGCAAGGACGTTATCGCGCCCTTCAACTCATTGGACAAGGTGGCTTTGGCAGAACCTTCTTAGCGGTGGATGAAGAGCAAGCCGCAAAATCTCGCTGTGTGATCAAGCAATTTTTCCCACAAGCCCAAGGGATTGCGAACCGACAAAAAGCGGCAGAACTCTTTGAACAAGAAGCTGTGCGCTTGGAAGAGTTGGGCAAACATCCGCAAATTCCTGAATTCATCGCGCATTTTGAGCAGGATAACCGTCAGTATTTAGTGCAGGAGTTTATTGAGGGAGAAAACTTATCTAACGTTCTCAAAACTGAAGGCATTTTTAACGAAAAACAGATTCGAGATTTACTCCACAGTTTGCTGCCTGTGATTGAATTTATCCACACTCACAACGTTATTCACCGAGATATCAAGCCAGAAAACATCATTCGTCGCGATGATGGGCAATTACTCTTAGTAGATTTTGGCGCGGCTAAATATGCTACCGGAACGGCCCTTGCCAGAACCGGAACCGTGATAGGTTCAGCCGGGTATGCCGCACCCGAACAGGCTGGCGGCAAAGCGGTTTTTTCCAGTGATTTGTATAGTTTAGGTGTAACCTGCCTGCATCTGCTGACTCAGACGGAACCCTTTGATCTGTATTCCTTTAGCGAAGCCACCTGGGTATGGCGGAATTATTTGAGCCGTCCCGTAACTCGTCGCTTGGGTCGAATATTAGACAAAATGGTAGAGATGGCAACGAGTCGGCGTTTTCAATCGGCTGTAGAAGCCCTCGACGCCCTGAATTCTAGGGTATATCCCCGCACTAGAACGCCAAGAGTCATTTCTGCACAATCCGCAACTGCGTTCCCCCAAACGCCCACCCCTGGATTTACCCCCGCCTCGAACGCACCCCTCCAGAACTGGAGATGTGTTTATACTCTTCAAGGTCATACTCAATCCGTTCGTTCCCTCGCCATCACGCCAGATGGGGAGATTCTGATTAGTGGCAGCGATGACAACACGATCAAACTCTGGCAGCTAGCCACAGGAGAAGAGCTTTGTACCCTAAGAGGTCATTCTAAGACCGTTTCTGCGATCGCCATCAGTGCCGATGGAGAGATTCTCGCCAGTGGTAGTGAGGACAAGACGATTAAACTCTGGGAACTCAGTACGGGAATGCAAATTGGTACCCTCACTCTAGGGAACTGGTTTTCTAGGGATTCAGGCTGTGTTTATGCCGTCGCGATGAGTCCAGAGGAGGAGATTATCGCCAGCCTTGATAATAATGGGGCGGTTAAGCTGTGGAATCTGAAGACGGGGCAAGAGATTCGCCGCCTCAAAGGGGATACTAGTTGGATTAATGCGATCGCTATTAGTCCCACTGGCAAAACTCTCGTTGCAGCGAATGGGGATTCGATTAAGCTCTGGAATCTCAGAACAGGAGGACAATTTCCGATTCTTAAAGGTCATCAAAGCTGGGTTCGGGCTGTTAGCTTTAGTCCCGATGGGCAGATGCTTGCTAGTGGTAGCGATGATGCAACTGTTAAGCTTTGGAATCTCAAGACAGGACGAGAACTTTGCACCCTAAGAGGTCATCTGGGAGCCATTTATTCTGTTGCTTTCAGCCCCATGTTAGGAGTTGGAAAACTATTAGCAAGTAGTAGTGATGATAGGACGATTAAGCTTTGGGACACCAGCACGGGGCAAGAACTTTGCACTCTCACCGGTCATACTCGCTGGGTTCATTCTGTCGTTTTTAGCCCCTGTGGGCAGACCCTAGTCAGCGGTGGAGGCGACCCTATTATTTACATTTGGCAGCGTGATCCACTTAGCTCTAGAACATCGCTTCAATAA
- a CDS encoding ABC1 kinase family protein — translation MNLKTVSPAPSEIDFNPMPEKQIVSVPAEPIAIEYEVSPTPDPSEALANQPPVFATEALRYDPVAISAQYSKAPLQVLGRIWNITFPCVSLALGLWWDRFVGREVINNRRRAIQLRKILTKLGPAYIKVGQALSTRPDLVPPIFLEELSLLQDQLPPFPNEVAYQFIEEELGARPQAIYAELTPDPVAAASLGQVYKGKLKTGETVAVKVQRPGLARRIALDIYILRRLAQWAQNNIKQVRSDLVAIMDEFGTRIFEEMDYAHEGYNAERFAELYGHLQDVYVPKIYWQYTGRRVLTMEWITGTKLTNMEAIKERGIDARHLIDVGVQCSLRQLLEHGFFHADPHPGNLLATPEGKLAYLDFGMMSEVKPYQRYGLIEAVVHLVNRDFSGLAHDYVKLEFLTPDTDLTPIIPALANVFSDALGASVAELNFKSITDQLSALMYEYPFRVPAYYALIIRSLVTLEGIAINVDPNFKVLSKAYPYISKRLLSDPAPELRASLKDLLFKEGSFRWNRLENLLRNAAISQDYDLNKVLNQALEFLFSERGEFIREQLVDEIVKAIDAYGRRTLDNASYSLLKRIGLVESKTSTATTGANAQTAEHVKRIWEILKDTPGFDPMQLVPIIPQLLMKPETQKMGQKIAGGLAQRVIARLIREALLQDAPKEESPKTRKPAPAPRLVLPQAAIVQQ, via the coding sequence ATGAATCTTAAAACAGTTTCCCCAGCCCCCTCCGAAATAGACTTTAATCCTATGCCGGAAAAGCAGATTGTGTCAGTGCCAGCGGAACCCATTGCTATTGAGTATGAAGTTAGTCCCACACCAGACCCATCGGAAGCCTTAGCCAATCAACCTCCGGTGTTCGCGACTGAAGCGTTGCGCTACGATCCTGTGGCGATTTCGGCTCAATACAGTAAGGCACCCCTACAAGTGTTGGGGCGAATCTGGAATATTACCTTCCCCTGTGTGTCTTTAGCATTAGGGCTGTGGTGGGATCGATTCGTAGGTCGCGAGGTGATTAACAATCGGCGTCGAGCGATTCAACTGCGGAAGATTTTGACGAAACTGGGGCCAGCTTACATTAAGGTGGGACAGGCGCTCTCAACGCGACCGGATTTGGTGCCGCCGATTTTCTTGGAAGAGTTGTCGCTGCTGCAAGACCAGTTGCCGCCTTTTCCCAATGAGGTGGCTTATCAATTTATAGAGGAAGAATTAGGCGCTCGTCCGCAGGCAATTTATGCCGAACTCACACCTGATCCCGTAGCGGCGGCGTCCTTAGGACAAGTCTATAAAGGCAAGCTCAAGACGGGTGAAACGGTCGCGGTGAAGGTGCAGCGACCGGGACTGGCACGGCGGATTGCCCTGGATATTTATATTCTGCGACGCCTCGCTCAATGGGCACAAAACAATATCAAGCAGGTGCGGAGCGACTTGGTTGCCATTATGGATGAATTTGGCACCCGCATCTTTGAGGAAATGGATTATGCCCACGAGGGGTACAATGCTGAGCGTTTTGCTGAGCTTTACGGTCACCTCCAGGATGTGTATGTCCCCAAAATTTATTGGCAATATACGGGGCGTCGTGTGCTGACGATGGAGTGGATCACAGGCACGAAGCTGACCAATATGGAAGCGATTAAAGAGCGAGGCATTGATGCGCGACATTTGATCGATGTGGGGGTTCAGTGTTCCCTGCGGCAGTTGTTGGAACATGGCTTCTTCCATGCTGACCCTCACCCCGGTAATTTATTGGCAACACCGGAAGGAAAGCTGGCTTACCTGGATTTTGGCATGATGAGCGAAGTTAAGCCTTATCAGCGCTATGGTTTGATTGAGGCGGTGGTTCACCTCGTGAATCGGGACTTTTCCGGTTTGGCTCATGACTATGTGAAGTTGGAGTTTCTCACGCCGGATACTGATTTGACGCCCATTATTCCCGCGTTGGCGAATGTGTTTAGCGACGCCTTGGGAGCGAGTGTAGCGGAACTCAACTTTAAGAGTATTACGGATCAGTTGTCGGCTCTAATGTACGAGTATCCGTTCCGGGTACCGGCCTACTATGCGCTGATTATTCGCTCCTTGGTGACGTTGGAAGGGATTGCGATTAATGTCGATCCGAACTTCAAGGTACTCTCGAAAGCGTATCCTTATATCTCGAAGCGTTTATTAAGTGACCCGGCACCGGAGTTGCGGGCTTCTCTAAAGGATTTACTGTTTAAGGAGGGTAGTTTCCGCTGGAACCGCCTGGAAAACTTGTTGCGAAATGCGGCTATCAGTCAGGATTACGACCTGAATAAGGTGTTGAATCAGGCACTAGAGTTTCTGTTTTCAGAACGGGGTGAATTTATCCGAGAGCAATTGGTGGATGAGATTGTCAAGGCAATCGATGCCTATGGGCGTCGGACGCTGGATAATGCGAGTTATTCGCTGCTCAAACGGATTGGGTTGGTAGAAAGCAAAACATCAACTGCGACAACGGGAGCCAATGCCCAGACGGCGGAGCATGTCAAGCGAATTTGGGAAATTTTGAAGGATACACCCGGTTTTGACCCGATGCAACTGGTGCCGATCATTCCTCAGTTATTGATGAAGCCGGAAACGCAGAAGATGGGGCAAAAAATTGCGGGGGGTTTGGCGCAGCGTGTGATTGCGCGGTTGATTCGCGAGGCTTTACTCCAAGATGCACCCAAGGAAGAGTCACCAAAGACTCGTAAGCCAGCACCCGCACCTCGGTTAGTTCTACCTCAGGCTGCGATTGTTCAACAATAA
- a CDS encoding serine/threonine-protein kinase — translation MSYCLNPECQKASRNRSEAKFCQYCGSKLLLGDRYRALELIGQGGFGRTFLAVDEYKPSKPRCVIKQFYPQIQGANNIQKAADLFEQEAMRLDELGQHPQIPELLAHFTQDNRQYLIQEFIDGQNLLQELEAEGIFQEAQIRQLLESLLPVLEFIHSQQVIHRDIKPANIIRRPNRELILVDFGAAKFAKETALLLTGTTIGTPGYLAPEQARGKACFASDLYSLGVTCLYLLTQISPLELFDVGEDSWVWRQYLLNNPVSEQLGYILDRLVENGTNKRYQSAAEVLRDLGFQAPIASTQSPPTRQPQYFNSTLFSTQPTLQLPPLTWKCVKTLRGHSSRVWSVTISPDSQILASSSGDQTIKLWQLSTGKEIRTLEGHNYWARTLAITPDGEILASGSDDNTIKLWQLSTGKQLRTLKGHSRWVRALTMTPDGQILASASNDQTIKLWHLNTGKELHTLTGHNDWVSTLTMTPDGQILVSGSNDQTIKLWHISTGRELHTFTAHGDWVRSLAITPDGQILASGSYDQTIKLWQLSTGQELCTLKGHTEGVRTLAITADGQILASGSDDNSIKLWHLNTGKELRTLTGHSDSIYSLVFSGDGKILVSSSKDKTIKIWRCD, via the coding sequence ATGAGCTATTGCCTAAATCCCGAATGCCAGAAAGCGAGTCGTAATCGATCTGAGGCCAAGTTTTGTCAATACTGCGGTTCAAAGTTGCTATTGGGCGATCGCTATCGCGCCCTCGAACTGATTGGACAAGGGGGATTTGGCAGAACCTTTCTCGCTGTGGATGAATACAAACCCTCAAAACCCCGTTGCGTCATTAAGCAGTTTTATCCCCAAATCCAAGGCGCAAATAATATTCAAAAAGCCGCTGATTTATTTGAACAAGAAGCGATGCGACTGGATGAGTTGGGGCAACATCCTCAAATTCCAGAACTGCTGGCACATTTTACTCAAGATAATCGTCAATATTTGATCCAAGAGTTTATCGACGGGCAAAATTTACTCCAAGAACTAGAAGCAGAAGGAATTTTTCAGGAAGCTCAAATTCGACAATTGCTGGAAAGTTTGCTTCCTGTTCTGGAATTCATCCACTCTCAGCAAGTCATTCATCGTGATATTAAACCTGCGAACATCATTCGTCGCCCCAATCGAGAACTCATTTTGGTTGATTTTGGTGCCGCTAAATTTGCTAAGGAGACGGCATTATTACTGACAGGAACGACGATTGGAACACCTGGATATCTCGCACCGGAACAAGCGAGAGGCAAAGCTTGTTTTGCCAGTGATTTGTATAGTTTAGGGGTGACTTGCCTCTATCTATTGACTCAGATTTCCCCGTTAGAATTGTTTGATGTCGGTGAAGATAGCTGGGTTTGGCGACAATATCTGCTGAATAATCCGGTGAGTGAACAACTGGGTTATATCTTAGATCGGCTCGTTGAAAATGGTACAAATAAACGCTATCAATCCGCTGCTGAAGTCCTCCGTGACTTAGGGTTTCAAGCACCTATCGCTTCAACTCAATCACCGCCCACCCGACAACCTCAGTATTTTAACTCAACACTTTTTTCAACACAGCCGACTTTACAATTGCCACCGTTAACCTGGAAATGTGTTAAGACTCTGAGAGGACATTCCAGCCGCGTTTGGTCAGTTACGATTAGTCCTGATAGTCAGATTTTGGCGAGTAGCAGTGGAGACCAAACGATTAAGTTGTGGCAATTATCAACAGGGAAAGAAATCCGCACCTTAGAGGGTCATAACTATTGGGCTAGGACTCTGGCTATCACACCCGATGGGGAGATTTTAGCTAGTGGCAGCGATGACAATACAATCAAGCTGTGGCAACTATCAACCGGGAAGCAACTTCGCACTCTTAAAGGTCATTCTCGTTGGGTTCGTGCTTTGACAATGACACCAGATGGGCAAATTTTGGCGAGTGCTAGCAATGACCAAACCATCAAATTGTGGCATTTAAATACAGGGAAAGAACTTCATACTTTGACAGGTCATAATGACTGGGTAAGTACTTTAACCATGACACCAGATGGGCAGATTTTGGTGAGTGGTAGCAACGACCAAACCATCAAGCTGTGGCATATAAGTACAGGCAGGGAACTTCATACTTTTACGGCTCATGGTGACTGGGTTCGCTCTTTAGCCATCACACCCGATGGGCAGATTTTAGCTAGTGGTAGTTATGATCAAACAATCAAGTTGTGGCAGCTCTCAACAGGGCAAGAACTTTGTACACTCAAGGGTCATACTGAAGGGGTTCGGACTCTAGCCATAACAGCCGATGGGCAGATTTTAGCCAGTGGAAGTGACGACAACAGCATCAAACTGTGGCATTTAAATACAGGCAAGGAACTTCGCACTCTTACGGGACATAGCGACTCCATTTATTCCCTTGTCTTTAGCGGGGATGGGAAGATTTTAGTGAGTAGCAGTAAGGATAAGACGATCAAGATTTGGCGATGTGATTGA
- a CDS encoding CO2 hydration protein, producing MVLSKTKVRNHPLESYIARLMAGGALLEDSPDNVMEVVGILHSYGIVLDAYSRNLNYIAENQFLVFFPFFKYFNGEISFEKLLRHWWQDRINFEYAEYCMKAMFWHGGGGLDAYVDSPEFEKRSRQAINAKFRANPIMQGIDRLFPDFLLEQSRQMAYYSGLGQFWRVMSDMFLELSELYNQGKIQTIPEVVELIKNALVKSANLPITYSVKIRGKFYEIIPKSAGLTFLMDTAVPYVEAVFFRGTPFPGTVSYNAQANQISPDQSRFTYGALYADPLPIGGAGIPPTLLMQDMRHYLPDYMHDIYKRSRRGEDDARVQICMSFQKSMFCVTTAAILGLAPYPINTTDSTQQEKNRVYLEGWMDRLRESRINQVNG from the coding sequence ATGGTACTCAGCAAGACAAAAGTCCGTAATCATCCACTAGAATCCTATATTGCTCGACTGATGGCGGGTGGGGCATTATTAGAGGATTCGCCCGACAATGTCATGGAGGTTGTGGGAATTCTTCATAGTTACGGGATCGTGCTTGATGCCTATTCCCGAAATTTGAATTACATTGCCGAAAATCAATTTTTGGTGTTTTTTCCCTTCTTTAAATACTTTAATGGGGAAATATCTTTTGAAAAATTGCTGCGTCACTGGTGGCAAGATCGGATTAATTTTGAGTATGCCGAATACTGCATGAAAGCGATGTTTTGGCATGGTGGCGGTGGTTTAGATGCCTATGTGGATTCACCGGAGTTTGAAAAGCGATCGCGCCAAGCGATTAATGCCAAGTTTCGGGCTAACCCGATAATGCAGGGAATTGATCGGCTGTTCCCTGATTTTCTGTTAGAGCAATCGCGTCAGATGGCTTATTACAGCGGGTTAGGGCAATTCTGGCGGGTAATGAGTGACATGTTTTTAGAACTGTCGGAACTCTATAACCAGGGGAAAATTCAAACAATTCCCGAAGTTGTCGAACTGATCAAAAACGCTTTAGTAAAAAGTGCGAACCTACCGATTACCTACTCTGTAAAAATTAGGGGTAAATTCTATGAAATTATTCCCAAATCCGCTGGTTTGACGTTTCTGATGGATACAGCCGTGCCCTATGTTGAGGCAGTATTCTTCCGAGGCACACCCTTCCCTGGCACTGTTTCTTATAATGCACAGGCAAATCAGATTTCTCCCGACCAAAGCCGCTTTACTTATGGGGCATTATATGCTGACCCCTTACCCATTGGGGGGGCTGGCATTCCGCCGACGCTGCTGATGCAAGATATGCGTCATTATTTGCCCGATTATATGCACGATATTTATAAGCGATCGCGTCGGGGTGAGGATGATGCGCGGGTACAAATTTGCATGAGTTTCCAGAAGTCGATGTTTTGTGTGACGACAGCCGCAATTTTGGGGCTGGCACCTTATCCGATTAACACGACAGATTCCACGCAACAAGAGAAAAATCGGGTGTATCTAGAAGGCTGGATGGATCGGTTGAGAGAGTCACGCATCAATCAGGTGAATGGATAG